The following coding sequences lie in one Fibrobacter sp. UWT2 genomic window:
- a CDS encoding 4Fe-4S binding protein, with the protein MQERISTRRYIKRYLKRCITGPWSLICGLSVSLKYFFDPRRIVTEQYPENKKTLKMHERYRGRLEMIEDADGNNHCTACGMCERACPNASINVLSTKNIAGKKVLGRYVYHFASCTQCGLCVEACPFGAIRMSQAFEVATTDPNTLEMILNKKEGQG; encoded by the coding sequence ATGCAAGAACGAATTTCAACACGTCGATACATCAAGCGCTACCTGAAGCGCTGCATTACGGGTCCGTGGAGCCTTATCTGCGGTTTATCCGTATCGTTAAAGTACTTTTTTGATCCTCGGCGCATTGTGACGGAACAATACCCCGAGAACAAGAAGACCCTCAAGATGCACGAGCGTTACCGTGGCCGTCTCGAAATGATCGAAGACGCCGACGGCAACAACCACTGCACCGCCTGCGGCATGTGCGAACGTGCATGCCCCAACGCCTCCATCAACGTGCTTTCGACCAAGAACATCGCAGGCAAGAAGGTGCTGGGCCGCTACGTTTATCACTTTGCCAGCTGCACCCAGTGCGGCCTTTGCGTAGAGGCATGTCCCTTCGGTGCCATCCGTATGAGTCAGGCGTTCGAAGTCGCCACGACCGATCCGAATACGCTCGAAATGATTCTTAACAAGAAGGAGGGCCAAGGCTAA
- a CDS encoding complex I subunit 1 family protein, whose amino-acid sequence MFVPSVTHPIGDFVRSWVPKLTAYLPDALHNATLDSITAFLVNALICIVAVCAVNIGSAPILIYMERKVCAHVQCRLGPMRLGWHGTLQTIADVIKMLFKEVYSPSGADKLMFYVAPLIVLIAPFIVCALIPFDKNLVVADIDMGIPMIIAVNGFGVLGILLGGWSSNNKYSLLGALRSGAQMISYEISFAMILLFVVMVSGSTNLMDITMSQSGTVLDWFIFKIPVIGFIAFILFFISSTAEMNRAPFDIAEAEQELTGGYHTEYNGTPFAMFYLAEYIALVTNSALAATCFLGGFHAPCIGVEAIDTYLQMVPGFVWFFAKIYFMIWCYMMVRWTFVRPRVDQLMAFEWKFLLPVNLVLLAAGAIYMILV is encoded by the coding sequence ATGTTTGTACCTTCTGTAACACATCCGATTGGCGACTTTGTTCGCAGCTGGGTTCCAAAACTCACGGCATACTTGCCGGATGCTTTGCACAACGCAACTCTCGATAGCATCACCGCATTCCTCGTGAACGCCCTGATTTGTATCGTAGCCGTTTGTGCCGTAAACATCGGCTCCGCCCCCATTCTTATCTACATGGAACGCAAGGTTTGCGCCCACGTGCAATGCCGTTTGGGCCCCATGCGCCTCGGTTGGCATGGTACACTGCAGACCATCGCCGACGTGATCAAGATGCTCTTCAAGGAAGTCTACTCCCCCAGTGGCGCCGACAAGCTGATGTTCTACGTAGCTCCGCTCATCGTGCTCATCGCTCCGTTTATCGTCTGCGCCCTGATTCCCTTTGACAAGAACCTGGTGGTTGCCGACATCGATATGGGCATCCCGATGATTATCGCCGTGAACGGTTTCGGCGTGCTGGGCATTTTGCTCGGCGGCTGGAGCAGTAACAACAAGTATTCCCTGCTCGGCGCACTCCGTAGCGGCGCCCAGATGATCAGCTACGAAATTTCTTTCGCCATGATCCTCTTGTTCGTCGTCATGGTTTCCGGTTCCACGAACCTGATGGACATTACCATGAGCCAGTCTGGTACCGTTCTTGACTGGTTTATCTTCAAGATTCCGGTCATCGGATTCATCGCCTTTATTCTGTTCTTTATTTCTAGTACCGCCGAAATGAACCGCGCTCCCTTCGACATCGCCGAAGCAGAACAGGAACTCACCGGCGGCTACCACACGGAATACAACGGCACTCCGTTCGCCATGTTCTACCTGGCTGAATACATTGCGCTGGTCACGAACTCGGCTTTGGCCGCCACCTGTTTCTTGGGTGGTTTCCATGCCCCCTGTATCGGCGTCGAAGCAATCGACACTTACCTGCAGATGGTTCCCGGCTTCGTATGGTTCTTCGCGAAGATTTACTTTATGATTTGGTGCTACATGATGGTTCGTTGGACCTTTGTCCGCCCGCGTGTCGACCAGCTCATGGCCTTTGAATGGAAGTTCCTTTTGCCGGTAAACCTGGTTCTATTGGCCGCCGGCGCAATTTACATGATTTTGGTCTAA
- a CDS encoding anthranilate synthase component I family protein, with protein MTTNIRHITESPNFEPRTDSIYVALPGERYTPFSLGKKLGAKAIFESASFSHGRSRYSTLMVDEGFRLRQNDKDVSIVVDGKESVFLKEGEGDILDALTLISAENTVPPNQIPIPSSGVGYLGYEFCARCDTIRLAPQVDELNIPEAEFLVGHIYIVFDHFTEKLHLFALNYEEHQIDLKAAIEKVKARLADLDFSYLAPEKQYGKGITMTDLEQSRKEYTEKVEALQKHIIAGNIVQAVPSRRIQFASDIEALDIYRRLRTVNPSPYMFFLDYGTHQFIGASPESLVRVRDGIATIHPIAGTRRRGKDDVEDEALMKNLKGDPKERAEHLMLVDLARNDLGRVCEAGTVETTKYMECEKFSHVIHLVSDVQGRVAKNKKAIEVLRSSFPAGTVSGAPKISAIEILSGLEKVKRRFYAGAVGYMESDGDLDFCIAIRCCLKQGKTISLQAGGGIVAASNADREFEETNEKLGAIRAVLEGEN; from the coding sequence ATGACAACGAACATAAGGCACATCACTGAAAGCCCTAACTTCGAACCCCGTACCGACAGTATCTACGTGGCACTGCCCGGTGAACGTTACACCCCGTTTTCGCTCGGCAAGAAGCTCGGTGCGAAGGCAATCTTTGAATCCGCAAGCTTTTCTCACGGTCGCAGCCGCTATTCGACCCTGATGGTGGACGAAGGCTTCCGTCTGCGCCAGAACGACAAGGACGTGAGCATCGTTGTCGATGGCAAGGAAAGTGTGTTCCTGAAGGAAGGCGAAGGTGACATTCTTGATGCCCTTACGCTGATTTCTGCCGAAAATACGGTGCCGCCTAACCAGATCCCTATTCCTTCTTCGGGCGTGGGCTACCTCGGCTACGAATTCTGCGCCCGCTGCGATACCATTCGCCTTGCCCCGCAGGTCGATGAACTCAACATTCCCGAAGCCGAATTCTTGGTCGGTCACATCTACATCGTGTTTGACCACTTTACCGAAAAACTTCACCTGTTCGCCCTGAACTACGAAGAACACCAGATTGATTTGAAGGCTGCGATTGAAAAGGTGAAGGCCCGCCTCGCTGACCTGGACTTCAGCTACCTCGCTCCGGAAAAGCAGTACGGCAAGGGCATCACGATGACTGACCTGGAACAGTCCCGCAAGGAATACACCGAAAAGGTCGAAGCCCTGCAGAAGCATATCATTGCTGGCAACATTGTGCAGGCTGTGCCTTCTCGCCGCATTCAGTTTGCAAGCGATATCGAAGCTCTCGACATTTACCGCCGCCTCCGCACGGTGAACCCGTCTCCGTACATGTTCTTCCTCGATTACGGCACGCACCAGTTTATCGGTGCATCGCCGGAGAGCTTGGTGCGCGTGCGTGATGGCATCGCCACCATCCACCCGATTGCAGGCACCCGCCGCCGCGGCAAGGACGACGTGGAAGACGAAGCCCTGATGAAGAACCTGAAGGGCGACCCGAAGGAACGCGCAGAACACTTGATGCTCGTGGACTTGGCCCGTAACGACCTTGGCCGTGTTTGTGAAGCCGGTACGGTGGAAACCACCAAGTACATGGAATGCGAAAAGTTCAGCCACGTGATTCACCTGGTCTCTGACGTGCAGGGCCGTGTGGCAAAGAACAAGAAGGCCATCGAAGTGCTGCGCTCCAGCTTCCCGGCTGGTACCGTGAGCGGCGCCCCGAAAATCAGCGCGATTGAAATCCTTTCTGGCCTCGAAAAGGTTAAACGTCGTTTCTACGCCGGTGCAGTGGGCTACATGGAATCCGACGGTGACTTGGATTTCTGTATCGCTATCCGTTGCTGCTTAAAGCAGGGTAAGACCATCAGCCTGCAGGCCGGTGGTGGCATTGTCGCGGCCTCGAATGCTGACCGCGAATTTGAAGAAACGAACGAAAAATTGGGTGCCATCCGCGCCGTGCTCGAAGGAGAAAACTAA
- a CDS encoding NADH-quinone oxidoreductase subunit A produces MSEYIILSIFLFLGAFIAAAATVTGLLLGYRTKNTKNKMAPYECGMETIGNARIQFKVGYYLFALLFLVFDIETLFLFPVLANYKEIMAGNSPLSPTIVVIDLVIFMAILVSGLAYAWKKGILKWE; encoded by the coding sequence ATGTCAGAGTACATCATCCTTTCAATCTTCCTTTTCCTGGGCGCGTTTATCGCGGCAGCGGCTACCGTTACAGGGCTTCTGCTGGGTTACCGCACCAAGAACACCAAGAACAAGATGGCGCCCTACGAATGCGGTATGGAAACCATCGGCAATGCGCGAATCCAGTTCAAGGTGGGTTACTACCTTTTTGCGCTTTTGTTCTTAGTGTTCGACATCGAAACCCTTTTCCTGTTCCCCGTTCTGGCGAACTACAAGGAAATCATGGCCGGGAATTCTCCCCTCTCGCCGACGATCGTCGTCATTGACTTAGTGATCTTCATGGCAATTCTCGTTTCGGGACTTGCATACGCCTGGAAGAAAGGCATCCTCAAGTGGGAATAA
- a CDS encoding NADH-quinone oxidoreductase subunit D translates to MATRLPPGFKITRETNTEEFFINMGPQHPSTHGALRLALRMDGETIVEVVPHFGYIHRGMEKQAESMSYLQYIAMSDRQDYLTAIQNNLGVVIALEKGMNVGVPEKGEYIRVMLSELGRIASHLVFFGCFGGDLGGQTCLLFGFKEREMIHDILEEVTGSRLTTNFFRPGGSRFDVPENFIDRVKAFLKHLEGAMKDYERFLSKNIIVLERSKGIGILSAEDAIAYGCSGPVLRASGVDFDVRKANPYSIYDQLQFDVPVTYTGDCYDRYTVRIAEIHESMRILYQCIEKFPKDGPWRSKEKPVRLPVGRYYSEIETAKGLYATYVVAATTGEKPYRIHTRGPSFPHIAALNKMAQGHKISDLVTIMATLDPVIPEIDR, encoded by the coding sequence ATGGCAACGAGACTTCCCCCGGGATTCAAGATTACCCGCGAAACCAATACCGAAGAATTTTTCATCAACATGGGTCCGCAGCACCCGAGTACCCACGGTGCTTTGCGTCTCGCCCTCCGCATGGACGGCGAAACCATCGTGGAAGTGGTGCCGCACTTTGGCTACATCCACCGCGGTATGGAAAAGCAAGCGGAATCCATGAGCTACCTCCAGTACATTGCGATGTCTGACCGTCAGGACTATTTGACGGCCATTCAGAACAACCTGGGCGTCGTCATCGCTCTTGAAAAGGGCATGAACGTGGGCGTTCCCGAAAAGGGCGAATACATTCGCGTTATGCTCTCGGAACTCGGCCGTATTGCCAGCCACCTGGTGTTCTTCGGCTGCTTCGGCGGCGACCTGGGCGGCCAAACCTGTTTGCTGTTCGGCTTCAAGGAACGCGAAATGATCCATGACATTCTGGAAGAAGTCACCGGATCGCGCCTCACCACCAATTTCTTTAGACCGGGTGGCAGCCGCTTTGACGTTCCCGAAAACTTTATCGACCGCGTAAAGGCATTCCTCAAGCACTTGGAAGGCGCAATGAAGGACTACGAAAGATTCCTTTCGAAGAACATCATCGTGCTCGAACGTAGCAAGGGCATCGGCATTCTCTCCGCCGAAGACGCCATCGCTTACGGATGCTCCGGCCCGGTCCTTCGTGCCAGCGGCGTCGACTTCGACGTCCGTAAGGCAAACCCCTACAGCATTTACGACCAGCTACAATTTGACGTTCCCGTGACCTACACCGGCGACTGCTACGACCGCTACACCGTCCGTATCGCCGAAATCCACGAGTCCATGCGAATCCTGTACCAGTGCATCGAGAAATTCCCGAAAGACGGTCCGTGGCGCAGCAAAGAAAAGCCCGTGCGTCTGCCCGTGGGTCGCTACTACAGCGAAATCGAAACGGCCAAGGGGCTCTATGCAACTTACGTAGTCGCAGCGACCACCGGCGAAAAGCCTTACCGCATCCACACACGCGGTCCTAGCTTCCCCCACATTGCGGCCCTCAACAAGATGGCCCAGGGTCACAAGATTTCGGACCTCGTGACCATTATGGCTACGCTTGACCCCGTGATTCCAGAGATTGACAGGTAA
- a CDS encoding TIGR04133 family radical SAM/SPASM protein, giving the protein MKLSLKKKLALEAYRLYRHNEIKAHPLTYFFWECTLRCNLHCLHCGSDCVKDAIPDMPREDFMGVLDKLAPHIDPKHFIVVITGGEPLMRPDLEECGMEIKKRGYPWGMVSNALAMTPERYTRLLNAGLRSLTISLDGLQESHNHFRGDPHSFERALRAIDMAAHTEGLTFDVMTCVNRQNLKELPKILDMLLKIGVKRWRIATVFPKGRAKDNPLFQLTNQEFRQVFDFIREVKKLNVINVNYGCEGFLGSYEKDARNYPFFCRAGVNVSSVLCDGSISACPSLRGDYIQGNIYKDDLWEVWQKRYQVMRDRSWAKIGDCKTCKYWRYCEGSSLHLRDEKTKELAYCHVKRLEDAGA; this is encoded by the coding sequence ATGAAGCTCTCTCTTAAAAAGAAACTCGCACTTGAAGCTTATCGCCTTTACCGTCACAACGAAATCAAGGCGCACCCGCTGACGTACTTTTTCTGGGAATGCACGCTCCGCTGCAACTTGCATTGTCTGCACTGCGGTAGCGACTGCGTGAAAGACGCCATTCCCGATATGCCCCGCGAAGATTTTATGGGCGTGCTGGATAAACTCGCCCCGCACATTGACCCGAAGCATTTTATCGTGGTAATTACCGGCGGCGAGCCCTTGATGCGCCCGGACCTCGAAGAATGCGGCATGGAAATCAAGAAGCGCGGCTACCCCTGGGGCATGGTTTCTAACGCACTTGCGATGACGCCCGAGCGTTACACGCGCCTGCTGAACGCAGGTCTACGCTCGCTCACGATCAGCCTCGATGGCCTGCAAGAGAGCCACAACCATTTCCGCGGCGACCCGCATAGCTTTGAGCGAGCGTTGCGGGCCATTGACATGGCCGCTCACACCGAAGGCCTGACCTTCGATGTGATGACCTGCGTGAACCGCCAGAACCTTAAGGAACTCCCGAAAATTCTCGACATGCTCCTGAAAATCGGCGTCAAACGCTGGAGAATCGCAACGGTGTTCCCCAAGGGCCGCGCCAAGGATAATCCGCTGTTCCAGCTTACGAACCAGGAATTCCGCCAGGTATTCGACTTCATTCGCGAAGTCAAGAAGCTGAACGTGATCAACGTGAACTACGGCTGTGAAGGATTCCTCGGCAGCTACGAAAAAGACGCCCGCAACTACCCGTTCTTCTGCCGTGCCGGCGTGAACGTTTCCTCTGTGCTTTGCGACGGCAGCATTTCGGCGTGCCCGAGCCTCCGCGGCGACTATATTCAAGGTAACATCTACAAAGACGACCTTTGGGAAGTCTGGCAGAAGCGTTACCAGGTGATGCGTGACCGCAGCTGGGCTAAAATTGGCGACTGCAAGACCTGCAAATACTGGCGCTACTGTGAAGGCTCCAGCCTACATCTCCGTGATGAGAAAACTAAGGAGCTCGCCTACTGCCATGTAAAGCGCCTCGAAGACGCCGGCGCATAA
- a CDS encoding NADH-quinone oxidoreductase subunit J has product MLATLSGLIPQNLAFPTGGMDLAFYVVALFMLVTAVCTVAVKNILQSAVFLIFSFVGTAILYLLLHAEFTALAQVMVYVGGVVIFVVFTILLTSRLGEDAFAVKIPRVFAAFALSIIFTLVMVKCLLPIEALSTSAVAAPEGYASLKAFALRLLGYGPDGFVIPFEVVSILLLMTLICAITIARKGKEDEEK; this is encoded by the coding sequence ATGCTTGCAACGCTTTCCGGTTTAATTCCCCAGAACCTTGCCTTCCCCACCGGCGGCATGGATCTTGCATTTTATGTAGTCGCACTCTTTATGTTGGTGACCGCCGTCTGCACGGTAGCCGTCAAGAACATTCTGCAGAGTGCCGTGTTCCTGATTTTCTCCTTTGTGGGAACCGCCATCCTTTACTTGCTGCTGCACGCTGAATTTACGGCTTTGGCACAGGTGATGGTCTATGTGGGCGGCGTGGTGATTTTCGTGGTATTCACGATCCTACTCACAAGCCGCCTCGGCGAAGATGCCTTCGCCGTGAAAATTCCGCGAGTGTTTGCGGCTTTCGCCCTTTCCATCATTTTCACCCTGGTCATGGTCAAGTGCCTCTTGCCCATCGAAGCTCTTTCGACCAGCGCTGTGGCTGCTCCCGAAGGCTACGCCTCCCTGAAGGCTTTTGCTCTCAGGCTTTTGGGTTACGGTCCCGACGGCTTCGTAATTCCTTTTGAAGTAGTAAGTATTCTCCTGTTGATGACTCTAATATGCGCCATCACTATCGCCCGTAAAGGGAAGGAGGACGAAGAAAAATGA
- a CDS encoding bifunctional (p)ppGpp synthetase/guanosine-3',5'-bis(diphosphate) 3'-pyrophosphohydrolase, whose product MVMLQASLTSNQTHIVDVLLKKNPNLDRGILEKAVAFIAEAHEGQYRKSGMPYTEHPYEVAKILADLKQDQSTVLAGLLHDVVEDTDHSLEEIAEKFGNDTAFMVDAVTKITAAQESSKTAQKAETYRKLITAMAKDPRVIMIKIADRIHNMRTMRYMKPEKRQLIAQETLDIYIPLTHRFGLYKLKNELEDLSFKYVNPDEYQKLVDLLIENKESREKYIQSVIGPLQIKMALEDFDCTIQGRTKNIYSIYNKMLSRGCQFEDIFDIFAIRIIVDTIPECYLALGYVHNLWTPLQSRFKDYIATPKPNLYQSIHTTVIGPENKMVEVQIRTKDMDLTAEKGFAAHWAYKMETQHEGEELEWLNHMVKLQSEISDSKEYLDFLKVDLKPSGMTVFTPKGTSIELPQGSIVLDFAFAVHTELGLHCIGAKINDEVVNLDTVIEHGATIQVLKSPNQEPSPEWLDMVKTVKAKQELRRWMKTSIMKQALDLGKEIWVRELRLQKIEKDKRPSEESICKYFGTPTLDDFYERLGQGELPLSDIQRFLNGGETTQKESNSLRFFPMFNKDLKADRRDEMPLQIGQETSLVVHFAKCCSPIPGDPVMGVLRPKIGIEVHNADCPQLKNLPMEQRIAVEWSEDIKHSFETHLTIETENRKNMTFDVLQELKRANVFLERISAASQHYSGRIKLVFKAFRKEQVDSIITAIKNIAGVKQVVKS is encoded by the coding sequence ATGGTGATGTTACAAGCGAGCCTCACATCGAACCAAACGCACATTGTAGACGTGCTTTTAAAGAAGAATCCCAACCTTGATCGTGGGATTCTAGAAAAGGCTGTTGCCTTTATCGCCGAGGCTCATGAAGGTCAATACCGCAAGAGCGGCATGCCCTATACCGAGCACCCTTACGAAGTGGCAAAAATCCTTGCTGACCTCAAACAGGACCAATCCACGGTCTTGGCAGGGCTGCTCCATGACGTGGTCGAAGATACCGACCATTCCCTCGAAGAAATCGCAGAAAAATTTGGAAACGACACCGCCTTCATGGTGGATGCCGTCACTAAGATTACTGCCGCCCAAGAATCAAGCAAAACAGCCCAAAAAGCGGAAACCTACCGTAAACTGATTACGGCCATGGCCAAAGACCCCCGGGTTATCATGATTAAAATCGCAGACCGCATCCACAACATGCGCACCATGCGATACATGAAACCCGAAAAAAGGCAATTGATTGCCCAGGAAACCCTGGACATTTACATTCCGCTTACCCATCGATTCGGTCTTTACAAGCTGAAAAACGAACTTGAAGATTTAAGCTTCAAGTACGTGAATCCCGATGAATACCAAAAGCTGGTGGACCTCCTTATCGAAAACAAGGAATCCCGCGAAAAGTACATCCAGTCGGTGATTGGACCGTTGCAAATCAAGATGGCACTGGAAGATTTTGACTGTACGATCCAGGGCCGCACCAAGAACATTTACAGCATCTACAACAAGATGCTCAGCCGAGGGTGCCAGTTCGAAGACATCTTCGATATTTTCGCCATTCGCATTATCGTCGACACCATTCCCGAATGCTATTTGGCCTTGGGCTACGTCCACAACCTGTGGACGCCCCTGCAGAGCCGCTTCAAAGACTACATCGCGACTCCGAAGCCGAACCTTTACCAGAGCATTCACACCACGGTGATCGGTCCCGAAAACAAGATGGTGGAAGTCCAAATCCGTACCAAGGACATGGACCTGACCGCCGAAAAGGGATTCGCCGCCCACTGGGCCTATAAAATGGAAACCCAGCACGAAGGCGAAGAACTGGAATGGCTGAACCACATGGTGAAGCTCCAATCGGAAATTTCCGACTCCAAGGAATACCTCGACTTCTTGAAGGTGGACCTGAAACCTTCGGGCATGACGGTATTTACCCCTAAGGGAACCTCTATTGAACTGCCTCAAGGCTCCATCGTCTTGGACTTTGCATTTGCCGTCCACACCGAACTGGGCCTGCACTGCATTGGCGCAAAAATCAACGACGAAGTGGTGAATCTGGACACGGTAATCGAACATGGAGCTACCATCCAGGTGCTCAAGAGCCCGAACCAGGAACCCAGCCCCGAATGGCTGGACATGGTAAAGACCGTGAAGGCCAAGCAGGAACTGCGCCGCTGGATGAAAACCAGCATTATGAAACAGGCTCTCGACCTGGGTAAAGAAATTTGGGTTCGCGAACTCCGACTTCAGAAAATCGAAAAGGACAAGCGTCCTTCCGAAGAGTCTATCTGCAAGTACTTTGGCACCCCCACCCTGGACGACTTTTACGAACGACTGGGGCAGGGCGAACTGCCTCTGTCGGACATCCAGCGTTTCTTGAACGGTGGCGAAACCACACAGAAGGAATCAAATTCCCTCCGGTTCTTCCCCATGTTCAACAAGGACCTGAAGGCTGACCGCAGAGACGAAATGCCTCTGCAAATCGGCCAGGAAACCAGTTTGGTGGTCCACTTCGCCAAGTGCTGTAGCCCGATTCCGGGCGATCCGGTCATGGGCGTCTTGCGTCCGAAGATCGGTATCGAAGTCCACAATGCCGACTGTCCGCAGCTTAAGAACCTGCCCATGGAACAACGCATTGCCGTGGAATGGAGCGAAGACATCAAGCATTCCTTCGAGACCCACCTGACCATCGAAACGGAAAACCGCAAGAACATGACCTTCGATGTGTTGCAGGAACTCAAACGGGCAAACGTATTTCTGGAACGAATTTCAGCAGCAAGCCAACATTATTCGGGACGAATCAAACTGGTGTTCAAGGCATTCCGCAAGGAACAAGTAGATTCAATCATTACCGCTATCAAGAACATTGCTGGCGTTAAGCAGGTGGTAAAATCATGA
- the nuoB gene encoding NADH-quinone oxidoreductase subunit NuoB has protein sequence MGIINLAPKILDPIPGGKYVVNAIDYVVNWARANSIWPLTYGTSCCAIEMMSSSMARYDIARFGSEVFRASPRQADLFIIAGTITRRMAPALQMLWEQMPGPKYVLAMGACTISGGPFIYDNYAVVRGAQNLIPVDVFVPGCPPRPEALFHGLLTLREKILKETCRDPWHEGEIRNVSTMDRYREAAKAWAALERIKDEEMAEARAKFKEENPDYKSSFKPVRVKKEDFPEVERVACKRFGLSQLDIYKKLKAKFPNITVHTHSEDPIEDVVAAMPADRPLEVMINVEDYLPAVEYVKNDPEFKMNYLIDVTAIDYDDHFDMVTQLRSIEKGHKIFFCVQIKKNFDIPEDKRPTSLLGKVPTISHLYPGAEVKEREVYDMFGIDFEGHPDLRRIFLDKDFVGYPLRKDFTHPEIIRRPV, from the coding sequence ATGGGAATTATAAACTTAGCCCCTAAGATTTTAGACCCGATACCCGGTGGAAAGTACGTCGTCAACGCGATTGACTACGTTGTCAACTGGGCTCGAGCAAACTCCATTTGGCCCCTTACTTACGGCACCAGCTGCTGCGCCATCGAAATGATGTCGAGCTCCATGGCCCGCTACGATATTGCCCGCTTTGGCTCCGAAGTGTTCCGCGCTTCGCCCCGCCAGGCGGACCTTTTCATTATCGCAGGAACCATTACCCGCCGTATGGCGCCCGCTCTCCAGATGCTCTGGGAACAGATGCCGGGTCCCAAGTACGTTCTTGCGATGGGCGCCTGCACCATCAGCGGTGGCCCCTTCATTTACGACAACTACGCTGTGGTGCGCGGGGCGCAGAACCTGATTCCGGTCGACGTATTCGTTCCCGGTTGCCCGCCTCGCCCCGAAGCCTTGTTCCACGGTCTCCTTACGCTGCGTGAAAAAATCCTCAAGGAAACGTGTCGCGACCCTTGGCACGAAGGCGAAATCCGCAACGTGTCCACCATGGACCGTTACCGCGAAGCCGCAAAGGCTTGGGCAGCCCTTGAACGCATCAAGGACGAGGAAATGGCCGAAGCCCGCGCCAAATTCAAGGAAGAAAATCCGGATTACAAGAGCAGCTTCAAGCCTGTACGTGTGAAAAAGGAAGACTTCCCCGAAGTGGAACGAGTCGCCTGCAAGCGTTTCGGCTTAAGCCAGCTTGACATCTACAAGAAGCTCAAGGCGAAATTCCCGAACATCACCGTGCACACGCACAGCGAAGACCCCATCGAAGACGTAGTTGCCGCTATGCCGGCTGATCGTCCGCTAGAAGTGATGATTAATGTGGAAGATTACCTACCCGCTGTGGAATACGTGAAGAACGATCCTGAGTTCAAGATGAACTACCTGATCGACGTGACCGCCATTGACTACGACGACCACTTTGACATGGTGACGCAGCTCCGCAGCATCGAAAAAGGCCACAAGATTTTCTTCTGCGTGCAAATCAAGAAAAACTTTGACATCCCCGAAGATAAGCGTCCGACATCGCTACTCGGCAAGGTCCCGACCATCAGTCACCTGTACCCGGGTGCCGAAGTCAAGGAACGCGAAGTCTACGACATGTTCGGCATTGACTTTGAAGGTCACCCCGACCTGCGCCGCATCTTCTTGGACAAGGATTTTGTAGGTTACCCCTTGCGTAAAGACTTTACTCATCCCGAAATCATCAGGAGGCCCGTATAA